A stretch of Oncorhynchus gorbuscha isolate QuinsamMale2020 ecotype Even-year linkage group LG24, OgorEven_v1.0, whole genome shotgun sequence DNA encodes these proteins:
- the ints8 gene encoding integrator complex subunit 8, whose amino-acid sequence MSAEAADRVAVSGSRPSTPPQTSWFEFLLDEMLLENHLQKSHPDPIPVQLVIQFLEQAAKPSVNEQNQVQPPADNRRNRTLKLLALKVAAHLKWDLDVLEKGLTIPVLNMLLNELLCVSKVPPGVKHVDLDLSTLPPTTAMAVIIYNRWAIRTIVLSSFPEKQTKPGPHQMNMLNVVQQEKELTENILSVLKEQAADSIMVLEGSLGLKKDFYIHTLRTLDLLAADPSTANGETESSTAGLRISADELHCQVHYDLGGIFFQQGCSDQLAYEKAREHFQQTRELLLKFDLTLHVHLDEKRLAGYWNACRALTGALDPSDTQLNPYGQINSLIRTHNYQALVEAFIKDNVSLSLPNHLRQSVLREFLHKVQQGERGLDEVCHKLCVCNAVRDALQGEVLSVRFHQLLHKPRKHVVDFMLEVCTRSLDKDRSSETSKRKMVIFLKTLCESLAEPHLVFVVTAHKLFTELLKEEDRKILVEQMRKRSATVNLCAKPLPSFYDIPAAASVNIGQLEQQLILCLDARRIRQILIELHSMAERPFWRVNNKWEVPPDYINVILNIKDNLTKDLVYILMAKGLHCITVKDFAHTRQLFSACLELVTEFSPKLRQVMLNEMLLLEVRAHETGVAEGSNVRPPPDLVSRVRGYLEMRIHDLPLRQIVGEECVAFMLNWRENEYLTLQVPQQLVMNNPYIKLGQLLASTCKELPGPKESRRTAKELWEVVVQICSVSNQHKRNSDGRVSLIKQRESSMGILQRSRFITFIKKLREPLVLTTLISLFVRFHSIVRDDIVNEVTAEYLAIWPSTLANMQAVDVEAVAVTVKELVTYALTLNPNNQSWLITQADIYFVTNQYSAALHFYLQAGAVCSDFFTKAVAPDVYTDQVLKRMIKCCSMLNCHTQVAVLCQFLREVDYMTAFKALQEQNSHDAMDSFYDYIWDVTILEYLTHIHHKRGESEKRQIAIKAIGQTELNASNPEEVLQLAAQKRKKKFLQAMAKLYF is encoded by the exons ATGAGTGCAGAGGCGGCAGACCGTGTGGCTGTGAGCGGCAGCCGGCCGAGCACTCCTCCTCAGACCTCCTGGTTCGAGTTTCTCCTGGATGAGATGCTGCTGGAGAACCACCTCCAGAAGTCCCATCCAG ATCCTATTCCAGTGCAGCTTGTCATCCAGTTCCTTGAACAAGCGGCCAAGCCCTCTGTGAATGAGCAGAACCAAGTCCAGCCTCCTGCAGACAACCGCAGGAACCGCACTCTGAAGCTGTTGGCTCTTAAAGTAGCAGCACACTTGAAGTGGGATCTAGATGTATTGGAGAAAGG CTTGACTATTCCTGTTTTGAACATGCTGCTGAATGAGCTACTGTGTGTGAGTAAGGTTCCACCTGGAGTGAAACATGTTGACCTGGATCTGTCCACCTTGCCTCCCACCACTGCCATGGCTGTCATCATCTACAACCGCTG GGCCATACGAACCATTGTGTTAAGTAGTTTTCCAGAAAAACAGACAAAACCCGGGCCTCATCAGATGAACAT GTTGAATGTTGTGCAGCAGGAGAAAGAGTTGACTGAAAATATCCTGAGCGTG CTGAAAGAGCAGGCAGCGGACTCTATCATGGTGTTGGAGGGATCTCTTGGTCTGAAGAAGGACTTCTACATCCACACCCTGAGGACTCTGGACCTGCTGGCTGCCGACCCCAGTACTGCTAACGGAGAAACTGAGTCCTCCACAGCAGGCCTTAGGATCAGTGCTGATGAGCTGCACTGTCAG GTGCATTATGATTTGGGAGGTATTTTCTTTCAACAAGGCTGCTCAGACCAACTGGCATATGAGAAGGCTAGAGAGCATTTTCAACAAACACGAGAGTTGCTGTTGAAG TTCGACTTGACGCTTCACGTTCACCTGGATGAGAAGCGTCTTGCTGGGTACTGGAACGCCTGCAGGGCCCTGACTGGAGCCTTGGACCCCAGTGACACCCAGCTTAACCCCTACGGACAGATCAACAGCCTCATCAGAACTCACAACTACCAG GCTCTTGTAGAGGCTTTCATCAAAGACAATGTGTCCCTCAGCTTGCCCAACCACCTCAGACAGTCTGTCCTGAGGGAGTTTTTGCACAAAGTCCAGCAAGG GGAGAGGGGCCTGGACGAAGTGTGTCACAAGCTTTGCGTGTGCAACGCTGTTCGAGACGCCCTGCAAGGGGAGGTCCTCAGTGTGCGTTTTCACCAGCTGCTCCACAAGCCAAGGAAACATGTGGTGGACTTTATGCTAGAG GTATGCACAAGGTCATTAGACAAGGACCGTTCATCAGAGACGTCCAAGAGGAAGATGGTTATTTTTCTAAA AACCCTGTGTGAGAGCTTGGCAGAGCCCCACCTGGTGTTCGTGGTGACCGCCCACAAGCTTTTCACGGAGCTGCTGaaggaggaggataggaagaTCCTGGTGGAGCAGATGAGGAAGAGGTCAGCCACGGTCAACCTCTGTGCCAAGCCTCTGCCCTCCTTCTATGATATCCCAG CTGCGGCCAGTGTCAACATTggacagctggagcagcagctCATCCTCTGCCTGGACGCCCGCCGCATCCGGCAGATCCTAATTGAGCTGCACAGCATGGCCGAACGACCCTTCTGGCGGGTTAACAACAAG TGGGAAGTTCCTCCAGATTACATCAATGTGATACTCAACATCAAAGACAACCTGACCAAGGATCTGGTGTACATCCTCATGGCCAAAGGGCTTCACTGCATCACTGTAAAG GACTTTGCCCACACGCGGCAGCTCTTCTCAGCCTGTCTGGAGCTGGTGACTGAGTTCTCTCCTAAGCTAAGGCAGGTGATGCTAAACGAGATGCTGCTTCTGGAGGTGCGGGCCCATGAGACTGGGGTTGCTGAGGGTAGCAATGTCAGACCCCCACCCGACCTGGTCAGCAGGGTGCGAGGCTACCTGGAGATGAGGATACATG ATCTCCCTCTGCGCCAGATAGTAGGGGAGGAGTGTGTGGCCTTCATGTTGAACTGGAGGGAGAATGAATACCTGACACTGCAGGTTCCCCAGCAGCTGGTCATGAACAACCCCTACATCAAG CTAGGTCAGCTCCTGGCCTCCACCTGTAAGGAGCTCCCGGGTCCTAAAGAGAGCCGGCGTACAGCCAAAGAGTTGTGGGAGGTGGTAGTCCAGATCTGCAGTGTGTCGAACCAGCACAAGAGAAACAGCGACGGACGTGTTAGCCTCATCAAACAGAGAGAGTCCAGTATGGGCATCCTGCAAAG GAGCCGATTCATCACATTCATCAAGAAGCTTCGGGAACCACTGGTGCTGACCACCCTTATCTCACTTTTCGTGAGGTTTCATAGCATAGTGCGG GATGATATTGTCAATGAAGTGACAGCAGAATACCTTGCCATTTGGCCATCAACCCTGGCAAA CATGCAGGCTGTGGATGTGGAGGCGGTGGCTGTGACGGTTAAAGAGCTTGTGACCTACGCCCTTACACTGAACCCCAACAACCAGTCCTGGCTCATCACACAGGCCGACATCTACTTTG TGACCAACCAGTACTCTGCAGCGTTGCATTTCTACCTCCAGGCTGGGGCAGTGTGCTCTGACTTCTTTACCAAGGCTGTGGCTCCTGATGTCTACACTGACCAG GTCCTAAAGAGAATGATCAAGTGTTGTTCGATGCTGAACTGTCACACACAG GTTGCAGTTCTGTGCCAGTTTCTAAGGGAGGTGGACTACATGACAGCATTCAAAGCTCTTCAAGAACAGAACAG TCACGATGCCATGGATTCCTTCTATGACTACATCTGGGACGTCACCATCCTTGAATATCTCACAC ACATCCACCATAAAAGGGGTGAGAGCGAGAAGAGACAAATTGCT ATCAAGGCGATTGGACAGACTGAGCTGAATGCCAGTAACCCCGAGGAAGTTCTGCAGCTGGCTGCacagaagagaaagaagaaatTCCTGCAAGCTATGGCCAAACTGTACTTTTAG